In the Silurus meridionalis isolate SWU-2019-XX chromosome 6, ASM1480568v1, whole genome shotgun sequence genome, one interval contains:
- the LOC124387445 gene encoding C-C motif chemokine 23-like isoform X4, producing MFSTSHSVLLVLLVNTCFQHYAECDAATNPDPQDHTEHLHTLQTHRGSGVNEATGLCCFEFHKTSIAAADVDSVKQTRFDCTLPGVILTTKKGSQVCVDPEVDWVKQIISKSEIKEKIMTVNVTAGNEAGLCCFEFHKRPIPAADIVSVKETRFDCTLPGVILTTNKGLRVCADPEVDWVKQIIKIKQPA from the exons ATGTTCTCTACTAGTCATTCGGTTCTGCTGGTTCTACTGGTGAACACCTGCTTCCAGCACTATGCAGAATGTGATG CTGCAACAAATCCAGATCCACAGGATCACACAGAACATCTACACACTCTACAAACACATAGAGGTTCAG GAGTGAATGAAGCGACGGGTTTGTGCTGTTTTGAGTTTCATAAAACATCAATTGCTGCAGCGGACGTCGACtctgtgaaacaaacaagattCGACTGCACACTTCCTGGAGTCAT TCTTACAACAAAAAAGGGAtcacaggtgtgtgtagatCCTGAGGTGGACTGGGTGAAGCAGATCATCAGTAAGTctgaaataaaagagaagatAATGACAGTGAATGTCACAGCAGGGAATGAAGCAGGATTGTGCTGTTTTGAGTTTCATAAAAGACCAATTCCTGCAGCGGACATCGTCTCTGTGAAGGAAACCAGATTCGACTGCACACTTCCTGGAGTCAT TCTTACAACAAATAAGGGATTACGGGTGTGTGCAGATCCTGAGGTGGATTGGGTGAAGCAgatcatcaaaattaaacaaCCAGCATAA
- the LOC124387447 gene encoding C-C motif chemokine 13-like isoform X4 has translation MFSTSQSVLLVLLVITCFHYYAECDDELMDDFCLNTDTPVYMDSSTVQSQEILTTFSILATTNPDQQDQTEHLHTLQTHRGSGVNEAAGLCCFEFHKTSIAAAYIVSVEETRSDCTLPGVILTTKKGSRMCVDPEVDWVKQIISPTPQTEFSACPIMT, from the exons ATGTTCTCCACTAGTCAATCGGTTCTGCTGGTTCTACTGGTGATCACCTGCTTTCATTACTATGCAGAATGTGATG atGAACTCATGGACGATTTTTGTTTAAACACGGATACACCTGTATACATGGATTCCTCAACAGTGCAAAGTCAAGAAATCTTGACAACCTTCTCTATTTTAGCTACAACAAATCCAGATCAACAGGATCAAACAGAACATCTACACACTCTACAAACACATAGAGGTTCAG GAGTGAATGAAGCGGCGGGTTTGTGCTGTTTTGAGTTTCATAAAACATCAATTGCTGCAGCGTACATCGTCTCTGTGGAAGAAACAAGATCTGACTGCACACTTCCTGGAGTCAT TCTTACAACAAAAAAGGGATCACGGATGTGTGTAGATCCTGAGGTGGATTGGGTGAAGCAGATCATCA gTCCAACTCCCCAAACAGAGTTTTCAGCCTGCCCTATTATGACTTGA
- the LOC124387447 gene encoding uncharacterized protein LOC124387447 isoform X3, with protein sequence MFSTSQSVLLVLLVITCFHYYAECDDELMDDFCLNTDTPVYMDSSTVQSQEILTTFSILATTNPDQQDQTEHLHTLQTHRGSGVNEAAGLCCFEFHKTSIAAAYIVSVEETRSDCTLPGVILTTKKGSRMCVDPEVDWVKQIIISSKTNSCSEHSLCGKNEIRLHTSWSHSYNKKGIPDMCRS encoded by the exons ATGTTCTCCACTAGTCAATCGGTTCTGCTGGTTCTACTGGTGATCACCTGCTTTCATTACTATGCAGAATGTGATG atGAACTCATGGACGATTTTTGTTTAAACACGGATACACCTGTATACATGGATTCCTCAACAGTGCAAAGTCAAGAAATCTTGACAACCTTCTCTATTTTAGCTACAACAAATCCAGATCAACAGGATCAAACAGAACATCTACACACTCTACAAACACATAGAGGTTCAG GAGTGAATGAAGCGGCGGGTTTGTGCTGTTTTGAGTTTCATAAAACATCAATTGCTGCAGCGTACATCGTCTCTGTGGAAGAAACAAGATCTGACTGCACACTTCCTGGAGTCAT TCTTACAACAAAAAAGGGATCACGGATGTGTGTAGATCCTGAGGTGGATTGGGTGAAGCAGATCATCA tttcatcaaAGACCAATTCCTGCAGTGAACATAGTCTCTGTGGCAAAAACGAGATTCGACTGCACACTTCCTGGAGTCAT TCTTACAACAAAAAAGGGATACCGGATATGTGTAGATCCTGA
- the LOC124387447 gene encoding C-C motif chemokine 13-like isoform X5 has translation MFSTSQSVLLVLLVITCFHYYAECDDELMDDFCLNTDTPVYMDSSTVQSQEILTTFSILATTNPDQQDQTEHLHTLQTHRGSGVNEAAGLCCFEFHKTSIAAAYIVSVEETRSDCTLPGVILTTKKGSRMCVDPEVDWVKQIIILQQKRDTGYV, from the exons ATGTTCTCCACTAGTCAATCGGTTCTGCTGGTTCTACTGGTGATCACCTGCTTTCATTACTATGCAGAATGTGATG atGAACTCATGGACGATTTTTGTTTAAACACGGATACACCTGTATACATGGATTCCTCAACAGTGCAAAGTCAAGAAATCTTGACAACCTTCTCTATTTTAGCTACAACAAATCCAGATCAACAGGATCAAACAGAACATCTACACACTCTACAAACACATAGAGGTTCAG GAGTGAATGAAGCGGCGGGTTTGTGCTGTTTTGAGTTTCATAAAACATCAATTGCTGCAGCGTACATCGTCTCTGTGGAAGAAACAAGATCTGACTGCACACTTCCTGGAGTCAT TCTTACAACAAAAAAGGGATCACGGATGTGTGTAGATCCTGAGGTGGATTGGGTGAAGCAGATCATCA TCTTACAACAAAAAAGGGATACCGGATATGTGTAG
- the LOC124387447 gene encoding uncharacterized protein LOC124387447 isoform X1 has protein sequence MFSTSQSVLLVLLVITCFHYYAECDDELMDDFCLNTDTPVYMDSSTVQSQEILTTFSILATTNPDQQDQTEHLHTLQTHRGSGVNEAAGLCCFEFHKTSIAAAYIVSVEETRSDCTLPGVILTTKKGSRMCVDPEVDWVKQIISKSEIKEKIVFSLTDVNGAALCCFQFHQRPIPAVNIVSVAKTRFDCTLPGVILTTKKGYRICVDPEVDWVKKIMKITNMSTG, from the exons ATGTTCTCCACTAGTCAATCGGTTCTGCTGGTTCTACTGGTGATCACCTGCTTTCATTACTATGCAGAATGTGATG atGAACTCATGGACGATTTTTGTTTAAACACGGATACACCTGTATACATGGATTCCTCAACAGTGCAAAGTCAAGAAATCTTGACAACCTTCTCTATTTTAGCTACAACAAATCCAGATCAACAGGATCAAACAGAACATCTACACACTCTACAAACACATAGAGGTTCAG GAGTGAATGAAGCGGCGGGTTTGTGCTGTTTTGAGTTTCATAAAACATCAATTGCTGCAGCGTACATCGTCTCTGTGGAAGAAACAAGATCTGACTGCACACTTCCTGGAGTCAT TCTTACAACAAAAAAGGGATCACGGATGTGTGTAGATCCTGAGGTGGATTGGGTGAAGCAGATCATCAGTAAGTctgaaataaaagagaagatAGTATTTTCTCTCACAGATGTGAATGGAGCAGCTTTGTGCtgttttcagtttcatcaaAGACCAATTCCTGCAGTGAACATAGTCTCTGTGGCAAAAACGAGATTCGACTGCACACTTCCTGGAGTCAT TCTTACAACAAAAAAGGGATACCGGATATGTGTAGATCCTGAGGTGGATTGGGTGAAGAAGATCATGAAAATCACAAATATGTCAACAGGATAG
- the LOC124387447 gene encoding C-C motif chemokine 23-like isoform X2, with protein sequence MDDFCLNTDTPVYMDSSTVQSQEILTTFSILATTNPDQQDQTEHLHTLQTHRGSGVNEAAGLCCFEFHKTSIAAAYIVSVEETRSDCTLPGVILTTKKGSRMCVDPEVDWVKQIISKSEIKEKIVFSLTDVNGAALCCFQFHQRPIPAVNIVSVAKTRFDCTLPGVILTTKKGYRICVDPEVDWVKKIMKITNMSTG encoded by the exons ATGGACGATTTTTGTTTAAACACGGATACACCTGTATACATGGATTCCTCAACAGTGCAAAGTCAAGAAATCTTGACAACCTTCTCTATTTTAGCTACAACAAATCCAGATCAACAGGATCAAACAGAACATCTACACACTCTACAAACACATAGAGGTTCAG GAGTGAATGAAGCGGCGGGTTTGTGCTGTTTTGAGTTTCATAAAACATCAATTGCTGCAGCGTACATCGTCTCTGTGGAAGAAACAAGATCTGACTGCACACTTCCTGGAGTCAT TCTTACAACAAAAAAGGGATCACGGATGTGTGTAGATCCTGAGGTGGATTGGGTGAAGCAGATCATCAGTAAGTctgaaataaaagagaagatAGTATTTTCTCTCACAGATGTGAATGGAGCAGCTTTGTGCtgttttcagtttcatcaaAGACCAATTCCTGCAGTGAACATAGTCTCTGTGGCAAAAACGAGATTCGACTGCACACTTCCTGGAGTCAT TCTTACAACAAAAAAGGGATACCGGATATGTGTAGATCCTGAGGTGGATTGGGTGAAGAAGATCATGAAAATCACAAATATGTCAACAGGATAG
- the LOC124387445 gene encoding uncharacterized protein LOC124387445 isoform X5, translating into MIKSHIRVSCETVSSPVALFTQQTSYFHLLSHFPLSASAMFSTSQSVLLVLLVITCFHYYAECDDELMTDFCLNTDTPVYMDSSTVQSQEILTTFSILAATNPDPQDHTEHLHTLQTHRGSGVNEATGLCCFEFHKTSIAAADVDSVKQTRFDCTLPGVILTTNKGLRVCADPEVDWVKQIIKIKQPA; encoded by the exons ATGATAAAAAGTCACATACGAGTTTCCTGTGAAACTGTTTCATCACCAGTGGCTTTATTTACTCAGCAGACCTCTTACTTTCATTTACTCAGTCATTTTCCACTATCAGCATCAGCTATGTTCTCCACTAGTCAATCGGTTCTGCTGGTTCTACTGGTGATCACCTGCTTCCATTACTATGCAGAATGTGATG atGAACTCATGACCGATTTTTGTTTAAACACGGATACACCTGTATACATGGATTCCTCAACAGTGCAAAGTCAAGAAATCTTGACAACCTTCTCTATTTTAGCTGCAACAAATCCAGATCCACAGGATCACACAGAACATCTACACACTCTACAAACACATAGAGGTTCAG GAGTGAATGAAGCGACGGGTTTGTGCTGTTTTGAGTTTCATAAAACATCAATTGCTGCAGCGGACGTCGACtctgtgaaacaaacaagattCGACTGCACACTTCCTGGAGTCAT TCTTACAACAAATAAGGGATTACGGGTGTGTGCAGATCCTGAGGTGGATTGGGTGAAGCAgatcatcaaaattaaacaaCCAGCATAA
- the LOC124387445 gene encoding uncharacterized protein LOC124387445 isoform X1 — translation MIKSHIRVSCETVSSPVALFTQQTSYFHLLSHFPLSASAMFSTSQSVLLVLLVITCFHYYAECDDELMTDFCLNTDTPVYMDSSTVQSQEILTTFSILAATNPDPQDHTEHLHTLQTHRGSGVNEATGLCCFEFHKTSIAAADVDSVKQTRFDCTLPGVILTTKKGSQVCVDPEVDWVKQIISKSEIKEKIMTVNVTAGNEAGLCCFEFHKRPIPAADIVSVKETRFDCTLPGVILTTNKGLRVCADPEVDWVKQIIKIKQPA, via the exons ATGATAAAAAGTCACATACGAGTTTCCTGTGAAACTGTTTCATCACCAGTGGCTTTATTTACTCAGCAGACCTCTTACTTTCATTTACTCAGTCATTTTCCACTATCAGCATCAGCTATGTTCTCCACTAGTCAATCGGTTCTGCTGGTTCTACTGGTGATCACCTGCTTCCATTACTATGCAGAATGTGATG atGAACTCATGACCGATTTTTGTTTAAACACGGATACACCTGTATACATGGATTCCTCAACAGTGCAAAGTCAAGAAATCTTGACAACCTTCTCTATTTTAGCTGCAACAAATCCAGATCCACAGGATCACACAGAACATCTACACACTCTACAAACACATAGAGGTTCAG GAGTGAATGAAGCGACGGGTTTGTGCTGTTTTGAGTTTCATAAAACATCAATTGCTGCAGCGGACGTCGACtctgtgaaacaaacaagattCGACTGCACACTTCCTGGAGTCAT TCTTACAACAAAAAAGGGAtcacaggtgtgtgtagatCCTGAGGTGGACTGGGTGAAGCAGATCATCAGTAAGTctgaaataaaagagaagatAATGACAGTGAATGTCACAGCAGGGAATGAAGCAGGATTGTGCTGTTTTGAGTTTCATAAAAGACCAATTCCTGCAGCGGACATCGTCTCTGTGAAGGAAACCAGATTCGACTGCACACTTCCTGGAGTCAT TCTTACAACAAATAAGGGATTACGGGTGTGTGCAGATCCTGAGGTGGATTGGGTGAAGCAgatcatcaaaattaaacaaCCAGCATAA
- the LOC124387445 gene encoding uncharacterized protein LOC124387445 isoform X2: MIKSHIRVSCETVSSPVALFTQQTSYFHLLSHFPLSASAMFSTSQSVLLVLLVITCFHYYAECDAATNPDPQDHTEHLHTLQTHRGSGVNEATGLCCFEFHKTSIAAADVDSVKQTRFDCTLPGVILTTKKGSQVCVDPEVDWVKQIISKSEIKEKIMTVNVTAGNEAGLCCFEFHKRPIPAADIVSVKETRFDCTLPGVILTTNKGLRVCADPEVDWVKQIIKIKQPA; encoded by the exons ATGATAAAAAGTCACATACGAGTTTCCTGTGAAACTGTTTCATCACCAGTGGCTTTATTTACTCAGCAGACCTCTTACTTTCATTTACTCAGTCATTTTCCACTATCAGCATCAGCTATGTTCTCCACTAGTCAATCGGTTCTGCTGGTTCTACTGGTGATCACCTGCTTCCATTACTATGCAGAATGTGATG CTGCAACAAATCCAGATCCACAGGATCACACAGAACATCTACACACTCTACAAACACATAGAGGTTCAG GAGTGAATGAAGCGACGGGTTTGTGCTGTTTTGAGTTTCATAAAACATCAATTGCTGCAGCGGACGTCGACtctgtgaaacaaacaagattCGACTGCACACTTCCTGGAGTCAT TCTTACAACAAAAAAGGGAtcacaggtgtgtgtagatCCTGAGGTGGACTGGGTGAAGCAGATCATCAGTAAGTctgaaataaaagagaagatAATGACAGTGAATGTCACAGCAGGGAATGAAGCAGGATTGTGCTGTTTTGAGTTTCATAAAAGACCAATTCCTGCAGCGGACATCGTCTCTGTGAAGGAAACCAGATTCGACTGCACACTTCCTGGAGTCAT TCTTACAACAAATAAGGGATTACGGGTGTGTGCAGATCCTGAGGTGGATTGGGTGAAGCAgatcatcaaaattaaacaaCCAGCATAA
- the LOC124387445 gene encoding C-C motif chemokine 23-like isoform X3, with protein sequence MTDFCLNTDTPVYMDSSTVQSQEILTTFSILAATNPDPQDHTEHLHTLQTHRGSGVNEATGLCCFEFHKTSIAAAYIVSVKQTRFDCTLPGVILTTKKGSQVCVDPEVDWVKQIISKSEIKEKIMTVNVTAGNEAGLCCFEFHKRPIPAANIVSVEKTRSDCTLPGVILTTNKGLRVCADPEVDWVKQIIKIKQPA encoded by the exons ATGACCGATTTTTGTTTAAACACGGATACACCTGTATACATGGATTCCTCAACAGTGCAAAGTCAAGAAATCTTGACAACCTTCTCTATTTTAGCTGCAACAAATCCAGATCCACAGGATCACACAGAACATCTACACACTCTACAAACACATAGAGGTTCAG GAGTGAATGAAGCGACGGGTTTGTGCTGTTTTGAGTTTCATAAAACATCAATTGCTGCAGCGTACATCGTCtctgtgaaacaaacaagattCGACTGCACACTTCCTGGAGTCAT TCTTACAACAAAAAAGGGAtcacaggtgtgtgtagatCCTGAGGTGGACTGGGTGAAGCAGATCATCAGTAAGTctgaaataaaagagaagatAATGACAGTGAATGTCACAGCAGGGAATGAAGCAGGATTGTGCTGTTTTGAGTTTCATAAAAGACCAATTCCTGCAGCGAACATCGTCTCTGTGGAAAAAACAAGATCTGACTGCACACTTCCTGGAGTCAT TCTTACAACAAATAAGGGATTACGGGTGTGTGCAGATCCTGAGGTGGATTGGGTGAAGCAgatcatcaaaattaaacaaCCAGCATAA
- the LOC124387564 gene encoding zinc finger protein 850-like: protein MMPSRDSDSQQEADIFCTMTSEVRMQADLHPCSDCGKSFTHRSMLQRHQRVHTGEKPYDCSHCGKSFSQLITLQLHQRIHTGEKPYDCSKCGKRFSRLSNYHQHQRIHTGEKPFLCVECGAKFTHKANLKTHQRIHTGEKPYRCADCGKSFADISNFLQHQRTHAVEKSFRCLQCGKGFHLQRGLQQHQHVHTGEKPYHCPQCGKSFNHKRTLTRHQSIHRGDKPYRCSQCGKSFNRESNFQTHQRIHTGEKPYSCSQCQKCFNQLSALKAHQRTHTGEKPYQCSHCGKSFNQKYTLRHHQHIHTGEKPYQCSRCGRSFTHPSTLQRHLRVHTKQTQSNPHSQWTKTGSKNSLIYMQKNMMLIKDSTSHKTSSGDTCSISAHTEVKKKLHSCSECVKTFTCKSGLQIHQRTHTGEKPYLCSHCGTSFNRKDTLRHHQRLHTGEKPHECLQCGKRFTGTRALRRHQRIHTGEKPYQCSQCGKSFSDISNFKHHQRVHTGEKPFTCLQCGRRFTMRGNLRTHQRIHTGEKPYRCSLCGTSFQNNATLQEHQSVHSGQRLYHCSLCGKSFNRESHFQKHQRIHTGDNYICSQCGERFPDRGALKEHQLLHPGENPYQCLECGKSFVRRDTFQYHQRLHTGENLFHCSQCGKRFNRKDTLQHHQLVHTGEKPYLCSHCGTSFNRKDTLRHHQRLHTGEKPYKCSQCEKRFTHLSNLQTHLRVHARQNSHQPWIISELALENFSNRVVVPSSSELEKRMFSGKDAGLPIKRLLKTMMPTKDSSRHQATFSVPDTISSSPTKKDFPTCSDCGKSFASQSKLQIHHRIHTGEKPYQCSQCSKRFNCTSALRRHQRVHTGEKPHQCSQCGRRFNCRSTLRRHQHIHTGEKPYRCSHCEKSFTRLSILREHQRIHTGEKPFMCLQCGRGFTQRGNLRTHQRLHTGEKPYQCSQCGESFKHKTTFQEHQTLHSGERLYYCPQCGKSFNRESHFQIHQHVHTGQKPYRCSQCGKSFARPTTLRNHQRIHTGQKPYQCSKCGRSFAQISTLQNHQRIHTGQKPYHCPQCGKRFALSNALRRHQRIHTGEKPYHCSECGKSFNQRSHLRTHQRIHIPTMWEKICPPGPSQNTTHP from the exons ATGATGCCCTCAAGAGACTCGGACAGTCAGCAAGAGGCAGATATCTTTTGTACTATGACCAGTGAAGTACGGATGCAGGCTGACCTTCACCCCTGCTCGGactgtgggaagagttttactcatcgCAGCATGCTCCAAAGACACCAGCGTgttcacactggagagaagccgTACGATTGCTCGCATTGCGGGAAGAGTTTTTCACAACTGATCACTCTCCAGCTCCACCAGCGCATCCACACCGGAGAGAAGCCCTATGACTGCTCGAAGTGCGGGAAGCGTTTCTCCAGGCTGAGCAATTACCACCAACATCAACGAATTCACACGGGAGAGAAACCGTTTCTCTGTGTGGAGTGCGGAGCAAAGTTTACTCACAAGGCCAATCTCAAAACACACCAGCGCATCCACACGGGGGAGAAGCCCTATCGATGTGCAGACTGCGGAAAGAGTTTTGCTGACATTAGCAATTTTCTACAGCACCAACGAACCCACGCGGTAGAGAAGTCGTTTCGCTGCTTACAATGTGGAAAGGGTTTTCATCTACAGCGCGGTCTCCAACAACACCAGCACGTTCACACCGGGGAAAAACCCTATCACTGCCCGCAGTGCGGCAAGAGTTTTAATCACAAAAGGACCCTGACACGACACCAGAGTATTCACCGAGGAGACAAGCCGTACCGCTGCTCGCAGTGCGGCAAGAGCTTTAACCGAGAGAGCAACTTCCAAACGCATCAGCGCATTCACACCGGAGAAAAACCCTACAGCTGCTCCCAGTGCCAAAAGTGTTTTAACCAGTTAAGCGCTCTCAAAGCGCACCAGCGCACCCACACGGGAGAAAAGCCGTACCAGTGCTCGcattgtgggaagagttttaatcagAAATACACTCTAAGACATCACCAGCACATTCACAccggagagaagccgtatcagtgCTCGCGGTGCGGGAGGAGCTTCACTCACCCCAGCACTCTGCAAAGACACCTGCGTGTTCACACCAAACAAACCCAATCCAATCCACATTCGCAATGGACGAAAACTGGGTCGAAAAATTCACTTATTT ACATGCAGAAGAACATGATGCTGATAAAAGACTCCACTAGTCACAAAACTTCATCTGGTGATACCTGTTCTATCTCCGCTCATactgaagtgaagaaaaagctTCACTCGTGCTCAGAATGTGTGAAGACCTTCACTTGCAAGAGTGGCTTACAGATCCACCAGCGCACTCACAcgggagagaagccgtatctgTGTTCACACTGTGGGACCAGTTTCAACCGCAAGGACACTCTCAGACATCACCAGCGCCTTCACACGGGGGAGAAGCCACACGAGTGCTTGCAGTGCGGCAAGAGGTTTACGGGCACGCGGGCTCTCCGGAGACACCAGCGCATTCACACTGGGGAGAAGCCGTATCAGTGCTCGCAATGCGGGAAGAGCTTCTCTGACATCAGCAACTTCAAGCACCACCAACGTgttcacacaggagagaaaccaTTCACCTGCTTGCAGTGTGGAAGAAGATTTACCATGCGAGGGAACCTCAGGACGCACCAACGCATTCACACGGGGGAGAAGCCATATCGCTGTTCGCTCTGTGGTACGAGTTTCCAAAACAACGCGACCCTCCAGGAGCATCAGAGTGTTCACTCTGGGCAGAGGCTGTACCACTGCTCGCTGTGCGGGAAGAGTTTCAATCGAGAGAGTCATTTCCAGAAACATCAGCGCATTCACACCGGAGATAATTATATCTGCTCACAGTGTGGAGAACGTTTTCCTGATCGGGGCGCCCTTAAAGAGCACCAGCTCCTTCACCCTGGAGAGAACCCGTACCAGTGCTTGGAGTGTGGAAAGAGCTTTGTTCGACGCGACACATTCCAGTACCACCAACGCCTTCACACGGGGGAAAATCTGTTCCATTGCTCGCAGTGCGGGAAACGATTTAATCGGAAGGATACTCTGCAGCATCACCAGCTTGTTCACACCGGAGAGAAACCGTATCTGTGTTCACACTGTGGGACCAGTTTCAACCGCAAGGACACTCTCAGACATCACCAGCGCCTTCACACCGGAGAGAAGCCGTACAAGTGCTCGCAGTGCGAGAAGCGTTTCACTCACCTGAGTAATCTTCAAACACATCTCCGTGTTCACGCGAGACAGAATTCCCATCA ACCCTGGATCATTTCAGAGTTGGCTTTGGAGAACTTCTCTAACAGAGTGGTG GTTCCTTCAAGTAGTGAATTGGAGAAGCGAATGTTCAGTGGGAAAGATGCTGGACTTCCaatcaaaaggtt ACTCAAAACCATGATGCCCACAAAAGACTCCAGTAGGCATCAAGCGACCTTTAGCGTCCCCGATACGATCAGTTCTTCACCAACAAAGAAAGATTTTCCCACTTGCTCAGACTGTGGAAAGAGTTTTGCGTCGCAGAGTAAACTTCAAATCCACCATCGCATTCACAcgggagagaagccgtatcagtgCTCGCAGTGCAGCAAAAGGTTTAATTGCACGAGCGCTCTTCGGAGACACCAGCGCGTTCACACGGGCGAAAAGCCGCATCAGTGCTCGCAGTGCGGGAGGAGGTTTAATTGCAGGAGTACCCTCCGGAGACACCAGCACATTCACACGGGCGAGAAACCGTATCGGTGCTCGCATTGTGAAAAGAGCTTTACTCGACTGAGTATTTTACGCGAACACCAGCGAATTCACACCGGCGAGAAGCCGTTCATGTGCTTGCAGTGTGGCAGGGGATTTACTCAGCGGGGAAATCTCAGGACGCATCAGCGActtcacacaggagagaaacccTATCAATGTTCACAATGCGGCGAGAGTTTCAAACACAAGACAACTTTCCAGGAACACCAGACTCTTCACTCAGGAGAGAGGCTCTATTACTGCCcgcagtgtgggaagagttttaatcggGAGAGTCATTTTCAAATACACCAGCACGTTCACACCGGACAGAAGCCGTACCGCTGTTCACAATGTGGAAAGAGCTTTGCTCGGCCAACTACGCTTCGAAACCATCAGCGCATCCACACCGGACAGAAACCGTACCAGTGTTCAAAGTGTGGAAGGAGCTTCGCTCAAATAAGTACCCTCCAAAACCACCAGCGCATCCACACCGGACAGAAGCCGTACCACTGTCCACAGTGCGGAAAGAGGTTCGCTCTGTCCAACGCCCTCCGAAGACACCAGCGCATTCACACGGGAGAGAAACCGTATCACTGCTcagagtgtgggaagagtttcaACCAAAGAAGTCACCTCCGAACACACCAGCGTATTCACATACCTACAATGTGGGAAAAGATTTGCCCCCCAGGGCCGTCTCAAAACACTACACATCCATGA